Below is a window of Quercus robur chromosome 6, dhQueRobu3.1, whole genome shotgun sequence DNA.
CTCGGGAAAAGGGTGGTTCGAGTAATGGATCAAAGGACTCCAGCCACTCCTGCTACTTCTGTCCCTAAGACGACGAGGGTGCCTTCCCTAGCGACTTCAGTGAAAGAGCTCACGCCACGCATGAAGAAGCCTCATGTGGCAGATAAGGGGAAGGAGAAGGTTTCCTAGCGGTCATCCAGCGTTTAGGACAATGCTAGCCTTGCTCTGACGAGGGCGCCGAACCTCTTTAATGCTGACAAGCTCAAAGTACTCTCTGAAGTGCCCTCCAACGAGATGGTGGGTCGTCATGTCCACAAACTCGTCTAGGTAATATCCTtgtgtaattttcttttcactttctttcttctttacaTGGTTTTGAAAGTTGGTTCTTCCTTTCAGGTTTTGGGAGAGACCATCCACATAACCTCAGAGTATCTAAGTCAGAAGGCTAGGGCCTCATCTACGGAGTCCAAGGTGAAGGGCTTGGAGAAGGACTATGCCAAGCTAAGGACGGATCTCATCATAGCTATGGATGAGGTTAATAATCTCAAGGAGAAGGCGAAGGTCTTATCAGATGACCTTAAGGTAGAGAGGCAGCTGATGTTGGAAAAGGACAAGCAGCTCCAGGCTGCAAAGGAAAGGGTGAAAACAATCACCGTCAAGTCTGTCGAGGCCTTCCAACAGACTGAAAAGTACAATATCATGCTCTTCAGCTGGTACTACAAAGGTTTCGAGCTCTTACGATGATACCTCGTCAAGCACCCTACTGGCATGGACCTAAAGGACTTGGACTTCAAAGCTATGGACAAAGAGATGGCCGCGGATGAGGTTGCCCAGGCGACTCAGGCTGCCCAAGCTGTAGTCGTTGCTCCTAAGGGAGGTGTTCCAGAGTCTGCTAAAGCTAACGGTGGAGAGGCTGGTGTTTAATCCtgcaaatactttttttttttggtgcccagtgtgtttttgggctttttcaTTCCAATGATAGAACAATCTCTTgcttttaattttgatgttgaAACAATACTGGTTGCTCGGTGTTTTTGGGCTTGCAATTCTATTGACTATTTCATGCTTACTTGTTTATTTTCCTACATCATTGTGCTTGATACTTTTTGTTTGTATATGATTTCTGTCTGCCTCGTTGCTTGTTTACCTTTAGCTTGGGGGCTTGGCTGATTAAGATCTATCAATGACTTGCATCCGTCAGCAGTTTATATCCATCTGGGCAGAATTTCATTACTTAGTCAATTTTTaggtgacttacacccattcAAGAGATCTTATCATTTGACTTtatcagtaacttacatccgtctaggcggaatcttgttacttagcctatttttggtgacttacaccTATTTGAAGGATCTTGTCCTTGGCCTTCGTCAATAACTTACATCCATCTAGGcgaaatcttgttacttagccaatttttggtaacttacacccatttaagggatcttgtcatttggcttcgtcagtaatttacatccgtctaggtggaatcttgttacttagccaatttttggtgacttacacccatttaagggatcttttcatttgacttcgtcagtaacttacattcgtctaggcggaatcttgttacttagccaatttttgggttttaggctTCTAGATTTGTTTGCATTACATGGGACCATTGGCTAAATagttcttttattgctttaCTTCAAATACGAGTACAATTGTCTATTACATCTATTGATGGTACTTCTTcaaatgctcaatgttccatggttGTGGTAGCTTCTTCCCGTCCAAGGACTCCAAGTGATAGCTACCTTGTCTAGAGTAATGGGTGACTTTGTAGGGCCCTTCCCAGGTTGGGCCAAGCTTCCCTTAGGCCAAATCTTTGGTAGCCAGGGTAACTTTATGTAGGACAAGGTCCCCTATGTCGAGTCGCCTAAGCTTCACTCTCTTGTTGTAGTACTCGGCCATCTTTTGCTGGTACTTTGTCATCTTATGAAAAGCTCTATCTCTAACTTCATCCAAGCAATCCAGGTTGACCTTCAGTTGATCACCGTTGTTATCTTCGTGGAAGACCTCTCATCTTACGCTAGTGATTCCCACTTCGACTGAGATTACTGCCTCAGTGCCATAGGTGAGCCgaaagggggtttctcctgtCAGGGTTCTTTCGGCCAAGCATCCTTAACATCGTCCAGCCAAgctttgatgatcttgagcaatGTCCAGTTCGTCACTTCTATCTGTCTGTTCACTTGTGGGTGTCCTGGAGATGAGTATTGGTTCTTGATCCCTAGGCCTGAACAAATGTCCCTGAAGCCTTGATTGTTGAACCCGTTGTCCGATACGATCGTTCATGGTATCCTAAATCTGTAAATTATGTTCTTCCATACGAAGTTCTAGATCTTTGCCTCTGTGATGGTTAATAATGCTtttgcttcaacccattttgtgaaatagtcaaactagtaaaaattttacCTGTCTCTTACCTTGGGGTAATGGGTCGACGATGTCAACCCCCACTGTGCAAACGGCCATGGGAAGGCTATCAACATCAGTCTCTTTGCTGGGAGGAGCTGAATATTCccaaacctttggcatttgttgCATCTCTTAACGAACTCCCTTGCGTCCATCTGCAAAGTAGGCCAAAAGTAACATGTTCTGATAACTTCGCTTACTAGGGCTCTTGGGCCTGCATGGTCTCTGTAAATTCCTTGATGGATCTCTTCCAAAATGTATTTGGCCTCCTCCTCGTCGACGCACTTCAAGTAGGGCatggagaagcctctcttgtacaggGTGTCATTCAAGATCATGAACTTGGCTGCTCTTTTCTTGACTCTCCTGGCTTCCTCGGCGTCCTGTAGAAGCCGTCCGTCCTGGAGGAAGGACAGGATTGGGGTCATCCAATTGCTTCCGCTCTAGATTATGAAGGCGGGGACTTCTTCAATGCTAGGGCGTTTCTAGACCTCCATCTTCAAGTCCATACTTGTTGGTCCTGCTTCTGACGAGGCCTGCTTCGTGAGCTCGTCTgcctctattttttggcttttgggGATATGTGCAAATTCCTCCCGAACAAATTCCTGTGCTAAATGCTTCGTCAGCCTAAGGTATTTTTGCATTCTTTCCTCATTTGCTTCATATTCCTCTTTTATCTACCCCACAACCAGCTTTGAATCACTCTAGAGGAGCAAGTTCATAGCTCCTAGTGCCTTCCCAACCCTCAGCCCCGTCAGTATTCCTTTATACTCaacttcattgttggtggccAGGAACGTTAGCTGAACTCTGTATTTGAGCGTCTCTCCTTCTGGGGTGATGATAATGACCCCTACTCTGCCCCTCTTTCGAGCTAACGAGCCGTCAGTTTGAATCGTCCATCTTTCAGCTCCATCAGGTGCCCCATCCTCATCTGAGATGGTGAATTTGGTGATGAAGTCTACTAATGTCTGCGCCTTAATTTCTGTTCTGGGGTGGTACTTAATGTCAAACTGGCTAAGTTCGATTGCCCACTAGACCATCCTTCCCGTAGACTCAAGCTTGTTCATAGACTTCTTTATAGGTTGGTTCGTCATTACCAAGACAGGGTGCGCCTAGAAGTAAGGACGCAGCTTACGTAAGGCTACAATCAATGCGAATGCAATCTTCTCGATCCGTGGGTACTTGGCTTCTGCCCCTTGGAAGGCCTGGCTGACGTAGTAAATTGGGAGCTGCGTTTTGTCCTCTTCTTGAACGAAGGATGTGCTCACAGCTGTGGCAGACActactaaatataaatataggtTTTCTCCCTCCTTGGACGGGCTCAGGAGTGGTGGATTGCTCAGGTAGTGCTTGAGCTCCTGGAAAACTTATTCTCATTTGTCAGTCCAGCAAAGGCCTGCTTCAGTGTCTTGAAAAAAGGCAAGCATTTGTCCATTACTTTAGAGACGAACCTATTGAGTACTGCTATCCTTCCTATGAGCTTTTGGACTTCCTTCACAGTCTTGGGCGACGTCATCTCAAGTATAGCTCGCATCTTCTCTGGGTTTGCTTCTATCCCTatttgggacaccatgaacccTAAGAACTTCCTTGATGCTACCCCAAAGTCGCACTTGCTAGGGTTCAACTTCATTTGGTATTGCCTAAGGGTGGTGAACGTCTCTTAGAGATCGTCCAGGTGAACAAACTCTTCCTTTCTCTTGACGAGCATGTCATCCACGTATACTTCCAtgttcctcccgatttgcttgctgaacattttgtttacTAACCTCTGGTAGGTTGCTCCTGCGTTCTTTTGTACGAAGAGCATTACCTTGTAGCAATAGAGCCCTTGGCTTGTGTGAATGCAGTTTTCTCCTAATCCTTTTctgtcatttttatttgattgtacCCCAAGAATGCATCCATGAACGTCAGTAGCTTATATCCTGCTATAAAATCCATCAGCTGATCTATCCTTGGCAGAGGAAAACTGTCCTTTGGACAGGCCTTGTctaagtccgtgaagtctacacacatccttcatttcccgtttgctttctttaccAAGACAACATTGGTGAGCCAATCTGGGTAGTAGACTTTGCGGATAAAGTCAGCTGCTAGCAATTTGTTGACCTCATCTGTGATAGTATGGTTCCATTTTGGAGCAAAGACTCGTCGTCTCTACTGGACGGGCTTTTTCTTGGGGTCCACGTTTAGCCTATGTTGGATGACTTCTGTGGATATGCCTAGCATGTCCTCGTGGCTCCATGGGAAAACCTGCAGGTTCTCCTTAAGGAATTGGACTAGTCTCATCCTCATCTCGAAACTCAGGGTCGTCCCTATCCTAGTCGTCTTCGTTGGTTCTCCGTCTACCAACTCTACCATTTCCAGGGCTTccactttctcttcttctttctcctcAATCATCTACGTATGGTTTTCCTTTGCAACTAATAGCACTTGGTAGCACTCTCTGGCGAGCACTTGATCTCCTTTTACCCCGCCTACACCATTTTCTGTCAAGAATTTTACCTTCAAGCAATAGGTGGATGTAGCTGCCTTCCAACGATTGAGCGTGGGCCTCCTGATGATCACATTGTATTAGGAGGAACAGTCTACCACCAAGAAGTCCAACTAACGTGTCAATTGTCATGGGTAAGCCCCCACTGTGACCGTTAGTGTCACTATGCCTTTAGGATACACTCTGTCTCCACTAAAGCTAACGAGGGGGGACTCAAAGGGACGCAACCTCTCGAGGGCCACCTTCAACTGTTGAAAAGCGAAAAGGTAGATGATGTCCGCGGAGCTACCATTGTCTACAAGGATTCTGCTagtattgaacccttctatcATAAGCATGATAACTAAGGGATCGTCATGCGGCTGCTTCACTCCTCTggcatcttcttctgagaacAGGATATCCTTGTCCGTCCGTCTTTGCTTCAAGGGTGGTATCCTATAGATGTTGTTCACCTGCCTCTAGTATGACTTCTTGAGAGATCTGAACGACCCCCCTGTGGATGATCCTCCTGTGATCATCTTTATTTCCCCTATTGCACTCTATTAACGATGTGACTTATGGTCTTCGTCTCTCGGAGAGGCTTCGGGCTTGTCCCTGTTATCGTCCCTGGACCTGTTGGAATCTcccttttttacaattttttgcaACTTCCCTCTTCGTATGAGTTCCTCTATCTGCTCCTTCAGGTCTCTACAGTCTTCTGTGTAATGGCCATGATCTTTATGGAAACGACGGTATTTCCTCTTGTCATGAGCATTGGGTGATGAGTGTAACGGCCTCAGCCACTTGAGGTAGTGCTCATCTTTAATATGTGCTAGAATTTTATCAACAAGCATAACTAAAGGAGTGAATCTTACCATCCGAGGGGTTTTATCGTCTTTCCTTTTATTCCTGTCAGCATTTTGACGATCTATCCGCTCCCTTTTCATCCTCTCCAATTGTTACCCTTTCTTTCCCTTTCATTGGGCTTTTCTACCTCTTTAATTGCTGCTAAGGCATCCTCGGCGTTCATGTAATTCTACGCCTTTAGGAGCATTTTTGCCATCATCCATGGGGGATTCTTCACGAGCGAGATCACGAACTCCCTAAACTTCAACCTGGCTTTAAAGGCCATCAACTGCACTTTGTCATCCGCTTCGTCCACCTCTAAAGTTTCTTGAGTGAAACATTTCACGTACAACCTCAGGGTctctttttctccttatttAATTGTAAGTAGGTGGTCCGCCGGCCTTTTTAGTCATTGTCCTCCGACGAAATGGCGTAAGAAGGAGCTGCTCAGCTACTCAAAGTCATCGATGGATGACGTTGGTAACTTCGTGAATCACTCCCTCGCAACTCCTTTGAGGGTAGTGGGGAAAGAGTAGCATAATATCTTGTCGGGGGGCTGCTGAAGACCCAAAGTTGTCTTGAAGGTGTTGAGGTGATCCAAAGGATCCTTCAGCCCGTCAAACAGCTCGAGCTGTGGTAGGCGAAACTTTGAGGGCATTGGGCACTCCAGGACTACGTGGTGAAGGGTGAATCTGTCCTCCTGACCATACAGTCTAAGTTTCGATCTGTTTTTTCCTTGATTGCACTCTTCAGCTCATCCATCTCCTTTCTTATTTCCCTGAGAAGGTTCGAGCTCGGTTCTTGTGGAGTGGCAGGTCGTCGGTGTTCGCCCCTTCTTTGGTTGTCCCCATCGTCATCCTGGTTGGTCCCAGACCAATTCTCCCCTTGCTACAGCCATAATCTCATTTCTTGGTTTTGTCGGGTAAGCTCTTCCACACTGGCcgtgagtgtttggatttgtAGAGCTAATGTTGCAAAATCCTAGAGAGTGTTAGGCTCCATCTGGACTTGTGAGTTGAATGGAATTACATTCTCGAACCTAGGTACGAAAATGTCGTCCCCACAAATGGCACCAAACTGATGAAGCAGAGATCGTCAGTTAAGTAGACTCGTCCAGATGAGTCAGCAACCTTGTTCCTGTGCCTGCAATCGTCGTTGAGGGCCTTCCTTAGGTGATCACCGATGGGTCTCCAATGATAAAGTTAGCGTGTGAAAGCTTCTTCAGAAAATATCCAAATAATGGCGTATTAGCATAACAGAAATGTGTACCTTGTTTTGGTTCTGAAGAATGTTTATATATGGTTTCACAGCATCTAGCCGTTGTGGCCTTTATTGTGGCCTTAATGCCTCTTTTGGTAACGCCTTTAGGCTTAGTAATGTAGGCTTTAATGAGCCTCCAACGGTCTATACAACTGGTCTTGTAACCATTCGAGATATTAAATACTTCATTAAATGGCTTGTCTCCATTCGTCAGTGATGTGGAGTGGTGGATGGAGGTATCTATTGAGTTCGTCTGAGCCAAGGGGTTTGTCGGTCCCATCAGAAACCACTTattaaattttcacaataccAAAATTGGGGATCAAGATATAGGGATTACCCTCTAACCCACTAGTCCAATctacaaaaaattgaaactctacGTGGTTGATGAAGGTTCTTGATACAACAACTTTACTCTTTGATCTTCAATTCCAATGTCGAAGACTTTTAATTGGTACAAAACCCTTGGTGCACTGATGTCATAGCAAAATCTCCTTCACAAAGTGTTCCCCCTTATATCTATGGGTCATGCTAATGAGTGTTCTTAAGGTATTAGTTAACAAtccaattaatattttaacagctttttttattttctttaaaagtgatgtcaaaactttcctaaaaggAATTGTTAATCAATACCCTAAAAGCACTCGTTAATATTTCCCTATATCTATAATGACTTATTGTGAAGTTAAATTCGTCCTAGAACTCTATTAGTCATCATATTCGTAGGCCGTAACTTGAGAAAACTATATTCTCAAGTCTGGATTGGTTAACTGAGTTGAGCTTTAATGATGTGATAAGAGTTGCAAATAAGacctcttttttatttacttatgaaAAAGcaatagaattttattaaatgcaaaattatacatTGGTAAGGAGTAAGGACAAATGGACCTTGAGAGTCGCACGCACTCTAAAATGACACTCCTGAACCCCTTCAAATTGCAAAATGAATGCATTGTAtattaatgatttattttatatcGTTACTCTTGGCAagtcatatataaaatattttgtagaaGGATTCAGATggcaataaaatttgtataataGAACAAGCTgagaatttttaattatattttatctgGGGTAAccaaattctctttttttttttcatgtatgtATATGAAGTCAGTAATCTTGGAGTTCTGGACACATTTTGCCACACTTTGACacaatttacacatttttcaaTACGTGATTAGATTAAATTACTTGCACATAAAGACCACcattaataattgtgaaaattaatcaaatcatcaCTTGACATATGTACCAATTGTGACGAAGTGCATGCAAGAATATTCTATTTCCTTTGCTGAAAGAACATCATATCAatagagttacacattttttatatgATGAATTTCAAAAGATCTAATGATTAAAATAGGTATATTTAACGATTAAAAGAATACCTATTGCTTTCTTCACCCGTTCGcctaataacaattttttttcctttctccttATTTGTTACTTTCCTTCCATCGGGTATcaatacattttcttttttgttttcttttttcttttttctatatataaaaggagCCAATAGCTCTATCCAGGGGCGGAGCCAGGGGGGGCAATAAGCAATTGACCCGCCTAACTCCTCTAAAAGTTCCTGCACTCTACCTATATCATGCCGACAGTTTGCATCTTTGCCCCACCTTAAatagaaaagaacaaaacacaCTCCACGTCCACACTAAGAGCAATTACATCAGCTGGTGGATAGTTTTGCAAATCAGAAAAATGTAGtctttttacacattttggcccaaaaaatacccacatcagtggatgtaaaattgtgcatttatgcacaattgctataataaccgtgcatatatgcacggttactgtagcgcttccatttatttttttattagttttttctctctcctctctgtgTCTCCTTCTCTTTGTGTCTCTGGTTGCTCTcgctctcactctcacctcaCTCTCACTACTGCTGATCAATAGAGAACGCCACACATTCATCAACAGAGAACACCacatcaaaaaatttcttccaaaatcaagtaaaacaagaaattagtATTACACAGGatttgtttggttgccgagaaaaacACAGAGAAAATCAACAGATCTTTGGTTGCTGATTGTCTTTCCTTCTATTTCTACTCTTTTCCACCActttctcaccaaccaaacaagaaataaagaaaattaacaacaaaaaaggCTGGGTCTAGGTCGACGAACCAAACAAGAAGACCAATCTTTACGTGTTGGGTCTAGGTTTGTGAGAGAGTGTTGGTCTGGGTCTATGAGGGAGTGTTggtctgtgagagagaggggCGGTGAGGGagagtaataaaaaattgtaaaaaaataaatattttattgaataaagttgtagaatagataaactggtgtgaatgttttgtaaaaatgagtgtgtaaaatagaaaaagtagattttaagtgtaaaatagacggaatATTATGCACAAGTTGATGTACTTGCTCTAACAACTACAAACTATCGCtggaaaataaaaagcaacAAATCACTCATTGACACTATTGATAGCAtgtctctttaatttttattttgacccatTTACCTTTATACCCTTCTCAAtaagtaaaattgttttattttgttattaatactaattaaaattttcaaattaattgcATTTTAataatgtcttttaattttaccTCCCTAACTTAAATTCTGACTCCGTCACTGACACTGTCAACAGACATTTTTGGTTAAGTTAAGTTTTTGGACACTAGCTACTAAAAAGCACTCCGTTTAGTACTTTCTATAGAAGCTTTAGTTTGGTCAATTGATAAACACATTACTTCAATGAGATGACatatttctttctatttttttattagttcaCCAGCTTGGgttgtttctcttttttagtgtatatatatatatatatatatatatatatatatatatatatatattgtgtattTTGGATTAGGAGTTGTTACCATGATACaaaaattgtcacaatattttcacaattattgaaatatcagtctcttatatttatatataaaaaaagtgaCTGCAAGTAACTTcactacagtatttttagtttaatCATTCCATTTGCACTATTTCactggtggttttttttttttttttttttttttttgtgaatgtgGTAAAGTTACAATAGGTTTGttacattatttttaatttgtccAATTCacactataataaaatattaacataacAAATTAGCACAATATTtttaggtaaaaataaaatatcatactaaaactaaccacaactaaaatataaggtattgtgaaaatgttaagcTTAACTTTTAAAGCATCTTATATTATGTATATAGTCTGATATTATTTCtaattgatttaaaattatTCTACATTTAAAACTTCTATTAAAATCTTATCAAATCATATGATAGAATAAAtagtttcatataaaaaaatgcaatcaTTAAAGATATCTActaataattttcataatatcacattaaatatttgaaggaaaattttcatattttgtgaagggttttatatataaatccCACGCCTACCTCAAAACTcctaaaaaacaaattagatacTTAATAAAccaccaaaaaaccaaaagaactaATAATCATAAATTGCAAATCTTTCTGAACCTCAATTGAATGTGCATAAACTAGCGAACTAAGAAACATCACACCCTCAAAACAACCTGAATTCCTTCTTTTATCCCAATATAGTATTACTCTAAACTTTGGAAAGCACTGATACATGCATACAAAACTAGCTCCTGAACAATATTCAGGCATTGTTGGAATGATCAAATAACTGACCCTCATATTACCAAATGTTCCATTCAAACTGTCTTGGTTTTTGGGGCCTTTTTCCTCGCTTGTCTCCTGGGCAATGAGTTCTTCATACCAATAAAAAACAGCAGTGCCCCAAATAATGCCAAATTCtacaaaaacagaaacaaaaaagaaagattaattaacaatttaacaggaaaaaaagattgaacaccccccccccccccctctcttccTCAGCATCTCCACTTGACGAACCATTTCAAAAGGCACAAAGATTCTAACCTGTGTAAACTTCAGAAAATGTTGAGTATACTCTTTCTGCTCAACATCGTAGTTATAGAAATCATACAATATAGGAGTAGCAAATGCCTGATGCAGAAGCTGTGCAGGACAATAACAAACacatcaattttttcaattctgGTTGATCTGACAGTACAAAACAGGGAGAGGTGTGCAAAGATATACAAACCAGAAGATAAGCTCCAAGGGAGCTGCCAAAGATGAAAAGAAGACCTCCAAGGCCCTTCAATACTATTGCAGCAGCCACTAAATGTTTAATCTGGCAATAACAAATCCAACAGTCAGAATtgagttgttttttattttaatcaaaaacaaaatggcaaagcaaaataaaattatcaagtAATCTCTACAGTAATAAGAAATGAATGCATTTCTTACTTGAACT
It encodes the following:
- the LOC126688699 gene encoding uncharacterized protein LOC126688699, with the protein product MAFVSFVGRVLFASVFILAAYQEFNDFGVDGGPAAKYLRPKFNVFLDHVSTHSGLQVPEVQIKHLVAAAIVLKGLGGLLFIFGSSLGAYLLLLHQAFATPILYDFYNYDVEQKEYTQHFLKFTQNLALFGALLFFIGMKNSLPRRQARKKAPKTKTV